One window from the genome of Pyrus communis chromosome 16, drPyrComm1.1, whole genome shotgun sequence encodes:
- the LOC137720587 gene encoding uncharacterized protein codes for MNSSVDTINAAATAIVSAEARAQPTTVSKRRWGSCWSLYWCFGSHKNNKRIGHAVLVPEPVVPGAAVSTIGNQTTSTTIVLPFIAPPSSPASFLPSDPPSATQSPAGYLSLTSLSANAYSSSEPASMFSIGPYAYETQLVSPPVFSTFNTEPSTAPFTPPPESVQLTTPSSPEVPFAQLLSSSLDRQRRNSSNTQKFPLSQYEYQPYQQYPGSPGGHLISPGSAISNSGTSSPFPDRHPMLEFRMGEAPKLYGFEHFTTRKWGSRLGSGSLTPDGAGLGSRLGSGTLTPDGYELGSRLGSGCLTPNGVGVGSRLGSGCLTPDGTGPASRDGFLMENQISEVASLANSESGCHNGGTVFDHRVSFELTGEDVACCLANKALRTATESSNDRGAEYAIEKEALSTDSNNHHEFDVEESLSRIPENTSGEGEDQGYQKQRSITLGSTKEFNFDNTKAEVPSKSNIGSEWWANKNVAAKESKPCNDWTFFPILQPGVG; via the coding sequence AAAAGAAGATGGGGAAGCTGCTGGAGCCTATATTGGTGCTTCGGGTCACATAAAAATAACAAGCGAATTGGTCATGCTGTCCTCGTTCCCGAGCCTGTAGTGCCAGGAGCTGCAGTTTCTACCATTGGTAACCaaacaacctccaccacaattGTATTACCATTCATTGCCCCTCCATCTTCTCCTGCATCTTTCCTCCCATCCGATCCACCATCCGCTACCCAATCACCTGCTGGATATCTGTCCCTCACTTCCCTTTCTGCCAATGCCTACTCTTCGAGTGAACCTGCATCCATGTTTTCCATAGGCCCTTATGCATATGAGACACAGTTAGTGTCACCACCTGTATTCTCTACATTCAACACTGAACCATCTACTGCTCCATTCACTCCCCCTCCTGAATCCGTTCAGCTGACTACACCTTCATCCCCTGAAGTTCCATTTGCTCAACTTCTGTCGTCTTCACTGGACCGACAACGTAGAAATAGTAGTAACACCCAGAAGTTTCCACTGTCCCAATACGAATACCAGCCTTACCAACAATATCCAGGAAGTCCCGGCGGTCATCTCATATCACCTGGATCAGCAATATCAAATTCTGGAACATCTTCTCCTTTTCCGGACAGACACCCTATGCTTGAGTTTCGCATGGGGGAAGCTCCGAAGCTCTATGGTTTTGAGCATTTTACCACTCGTAAGTGGGGTTCAAGGCTAGGTTCTGGATCATTGACACCAGATGGTGCGGGGTTAGGTTCCAGGCTAGGTTCTGGAACATTAACACCAGATGGCTATGAGCTAGGTTCAAGGCTAGGTTCTGGATGTTTGACCCCCAATGGTGTGGGAGTTGGTTCCAGGTTGGGTTCTGGATGTTTGACGCCTGATGGTACGGGGCCAGCCTCTAGAGACGGTTTCCTTATGGAGAACCAGATTTCTGAGGTGGCATCCCTGGCCAACTCAGAGAGTGGATGTCACAATGGTGGAACTGTATTTGATCACAGGGTGTCATTTGAATTGACTGGTGAAGATGTTGCATGCTGTCTTGCAAATAAAGCATTAAGAACTGCAACGGAATCTTCAAATGATAGAGGAGCAGAATACGCAATTGAAAAAGAGGCGTTGTCAACAGACTCCAACAATCACCATGAGTTTGATGTTGAGGAAAGTTTGAGTAGAATTCCTGAAAATACTTCAGGAGAAGGGGAAGATCAAGGTTACCAGAAGCAAAGATCCATCACACTTGGTTCGACAAAGGAGTTTAATTTTGATAACACAAAAGCTGAAGTTCCGAGTAAGTCCAACATTGGCTCGGAATGGTGGGCTAACAAAAATGTTGCTGCTAAGGAATCTAAGCCTTGTAATGACTGGACTTTCTTTCCGATTCTACAACCAGGAGTTGGATGA